One window from the genome of Vicia villosa cultivar HV-30 ecotype Madison, WI unplaced genomic scaffold, Vvil1.0 ctg.002304F_1_1, whole genome shotgun sequence encodes:
- the LOC131638395 gene encoding uncharacterized protein LOC131638395, with protein sequence MELCMKTQDLRISILRIWVVYIKHLCTRLDKSNMYGFIDPNFIQTQNDRASSQSHIIEKLLENDKDCFFVPYINNHHWQLLIIEPKKQNVVFLCSMGLKPDKNIVLTVDLAIDGYNRLKGSRKQRKPTWNITLKCQRQSFNYECVYYVMIHMFNIVSAGIVNSWNQIFGDSTPFSEDDVTNVQERCAKFILEFI encoded by the exons GTATATAAAACACCTTTGTACTCGGTTGGACAAGAGTAATATGTATGGTTTCATTGATCCAAATTTCATTCAAACACAAAACGATCGAGCTAGTTCTCAGTCTCACATAATTGAAAAGCTGCTTGAGAATGACAAAGACTGCTTTTTTGTACCATACATCAACAA TCATCATTGGCAATTGCTCATTATTGAGCCAAAAAAGCAAAATGTAGTCTTCCTATGTTCGATGGGGTTGAAGCCAGATAAAAACATCGTTCTTACGGTTGATTT AGCCATAGATGGATATAATAGGTTGAAAGGCTCGAGAAAACAAAGAAAGCCAACATGGAACATTACTCTCAAA TGTCAAAGACAATCTTTCAATTATGAGTGTGTTTACTATGTTATGATACATATGTTCAACATTGTATCAGCTGGAATTGTTAATTCATGGAATCAG ATATTTGGAGACTCAACACCATTTTCTGAGGATGACGTTACAAATGTTCAAGAACGTTGTGCAAAATTTATTCTAGAATTCATTTGA